TCGTGTTCGCCGGCGACCGCGACCGCGGCTTCGACGCGGCCTACGACGCGATCGAAGCCGTCGTCGACGACGGAGCGGGCGACGCCGACGACTCGCCCGCGGTGTCGGTCGTCTCCACGCGAGAGGGGTTCCGCTTCGAGGAACACCGCCCGCGGAGCGCCGACGATCTCCTCGGTCGCACCCGCGAGGTCGTCGTCGTCGACTGCCACGAGCAGTTCGTCCCGAACGCGCTCGGTCGGACCGTCGGCGCGGTCGACGGCGGCGGGCTCCTCGTCCTGTTGACGCCCGACCTCGACGCGTGGCCCGAGGTTCGCGACCGGTTCGACGACTCGCTCGCGGTGCCGCCGTTTACAATCGAGGACGTGACCGGCCGGTTCCGAGAGCGCTTCGTCGGGACCCTCCGGTCGCATCCGGGGATCGCCGTCGTCTCGCTCGGCGGAGCCGACGGGCACCCGAGCGTCGAGCGCGACGGCGGCGTCGGCCGAGCGCCCGACGCGGAGGCGGCGGGAACCGAGCCGGAGAGCGAGCCGAGGGCGGAGTCGCCGCCTCACCCCCCGAACGCGACGTTCCCGCCCGCCGCCTACGACGCGTGTCTCACGGGCGACCAGGTGCGGGCGGTGAGGGCCTTCGAGTCGCTCTCGACGCCGGGACACGCGGTCGTCGTCGAGGCTGATCGCGGGCGCGGCAAATCGAGCGCGGCGGGGCTCGCGGCCGGCTCGCTCGCGCTCGCCGGCAAGGACGTGGTAGTCACGGCGCCGGCGTTTCGCAACGCGGCCGAACTGTTCGCGCGCGCGTCGGAGCTGATCGGAGCGAGCGTCGACGCGGAGCGGCGCCGGATCGACGCGCCCGACGGCGGCTGCGTTCGGTACCTGCCGCCCGCCGCGGCCGCCGACCTGCCCGCGGCCCCGGACGCGGTGCTCGTCGACGAGGCGGCGGCGCTCCCCGTGCGCCTGCTGGAGCGGTACCTCGACGCACCCGCCGTCGCGTTCTGCACGACGGTGCACGGCTACGAGGGCGCCGGTCGCGGGTTCGCGATCCGGTTTAAATCCCGCCTGCGCGACAGCCGGTTCGCGGTCCGGGAGGTCCGCCTCGACGAGCCGATCCGGTACGCCCGGAACGACCCGGTGGAGGCGTGGGCGTCGCGCGCGCTCTTACTCGACGCGCGGCCGGCGGTGGACGCGGCTGTCGCGGACAGCACGGTCGAGACGGCGACGTATCGGGCGGTCGCGCCGGACGACCTGCTCGCCGACGAGGCGCTGCTCCGCGAGGCGTTCGGGCTGCTCGTCGCCGCCCACTACCGCACCGAGCCGAACGACCTCGCGCGGCTGCTCGACGCGCCGAACCTCACCGCGAGAGCCCTCGTCGACGACGGACGAGTGGTCGCGGTCGCCATGCTCGCTCGCGAGGGCGGCCTCGACGCCGACACCCGCCGGAAGATGTACGAGGGCGAGCGCGTCCGCGGCAACATGGTCCCGGACGTGCTCACGAGCCAGCTCCGCGACGTGGACGCGGCCGAGCCGCGCGGGCTCCGGACGGTCCGGATAGCGACCCACCACGCCTGCAGAGACGAGGGGTTCGGCTCGCGGCTGCTCGACGAGATACACGGGGAGTTCGGTCGGGGTCGAGGCGGCGAGGAGGCCGGCGCGGTCGACTACTTCTCCGTCGGGTACGGCGCCACCCCGCGCCTGCTCCGCTTCTGGCGGCGGGCCGGCTACCGGACGGTCCACCTCTCGACGTCGCGCAACGACGCCTCCGGCGAACACTCCGCGATCATGGTACGGCCCGTCGGCGAGGGGGCCGGCCGGGCGCTGCTCGACCGCAACGCGACCGCCTTCCGCGACCGCGAGCGCGACGGGCTCTCGGACGCCCACCGGGACGTGGACCCCGATGTGGTCGCCGGCGCGCTCCGCGCCTGCTCGGCCGAGGTGCCGATCGATCTCACCCGGCGGGAGTGGCGCTCGGTCGTCGGCGCGTCGTTCGGCCCGGGGATGTACGACAGCGCGCCCGGCGCGTTCCGGGACCTCGCGCTCGCGGCGCTGATCGAGGGCGTTCCGGCGCTCGACGGGCGCGAGGCGCGCCTGCTCGTCCGGAAGGTGTTACAGGGCCGCCCGTGGGAGTCGGTCGCCGAGGAGCTCGGCTACGTCTCGACGGCCGCCTGTATGCGCGCGCTCGGCGACGCCTACGAGCCGCTCGTCGAACGGTACGGGAGCGAGTTCGCCCGGCGCGAGCGGGAGCGGTTTCGCGGTGACTGAGCGGGATTTATAAGTAGGTCACGCGGCCGGCGGCGCGCTTATAACCGGTTCGCGCGGCCGGGGTCGACGTCGATGGCGTCGACCGGACAGACGTCGACACAGAGCATACAGTCGATACACTGGTCCTCGTCGGCGGGGTTCGCTTTCCGCTCCGACTCGGGGTGGCCGGGCGTGTCGACCCACTCGAACACGTCGACCGGGCAGTCCTCCAGGCACGCGCCGTCGGCGAGACAGATGTCGAAGTCGACCGCGACGTGCGTGCCGCGGATCCCCTGCTTTTCGGGCGGTTCGACCGGCCCCCAGACGGCGACGCCGTCCTCCTCGCCGACCTGTTCCCGGTTCTGTTCGAAGTTCGAGTCGATGGCCATCGTTGCCCTCGTTTCGCCGGTCGCGGGTTTAAACTCCCCGACGACGGGATTCGCTCGGTAAAAGGGCGGCCGCGACGCCGCGGCCGGCCGGACCGCGTTCGCCTACGGGTGCGCGTAGTACGCCAGCAGGTCCTCGGAGCCGTCCGGACCGTCGTCCTCGTCGGTCGCCTCGGGGTCGAACGCGTCGATGCGAGCGAAGCCGACGCGCTCGAACTGGACGACGGTGTCGGGCTCGACGTCGGCTATCGCGGGCTCGGCGTAGCCGACCACGTCGCCGGAGACCGTCCGCAGGCGGGTCGCGAGCCCCTCGTCGGCCGGCGCCCAGTGGATCACGTCCACGTCGCCGTCGCGGACCACGTCGATGTCGGCGTCGACGAAGACCAGTTCGTCGCCCTCGTCGCGCACGCAGCCGTACCCCTTGAGCCAGACGCGTTCGCCCTCGGGCGGACGGTCGGACGACTCGACGACGACCCGACCGGCGGGCACCTCCCGGTCGCCGCGGTCCGGGAAGTCGGGGTGGAAGGGCGGGTGGCCGGCCGCGGGCGCGGGCGCTCCGCCGTCGACGACCGGTAGTTCGACCGCCGGGTCGTCCTCGCGGTCGCGGACGAGGAAGAAGCGGTCGGCCTCGTCGTCGACGATGTCCCGGTTGTTCGCGTACACCGACGACATCGCCAGATCGACGTCGGAGGTGGACATCCCCAGCGCCGTCATCGAGTCGACGAGCGCCTGTCCCTGGATTCCGCGGCGGCGCATGGACCGAATCGTCGGCGCGCGCGGGTCGTCCCAGCCCGTCAACTCGCCGTCTTCGATGAGGCCTTTGATCGTCGACGTCGAGAGTTTCACGTCGTACTCGTCGACCTGCACGTGGCCCCAGTGGAGGACCTCGGGGTACTCCCAGTCGAAGTAGTCGTAGACGAACCGCTGGCGCTTCGCGGAGTCCTGGAGGTCGATGCCGCGGATGATGTGGGTGACGCCCGTGAGGTGGTCGTCGACGCCGGACTGGAAGTCGAGCATGGGCCAGCAGCGGTAGTCCGCGGCCGCCTCGCGCGGGTGCGGCGTGTCGATCATTCGGAAGGCCACCCAGTCGCGCAGCGCGGGGTTTTTGTGCTCGATGTCGGTCTTCACGCGGAGGACCATCTCGCCGGAGTCGTACTCCCCGTCGACCATCGCGGCGAACTCCTCGTGGACCGTCTCGGCGTCCTTCTCGCGGTGCGGACAGGGCTCGGCGTCGTTTTTCAGCGACGAGAAGGTCTCGCCGGAACACGAGCAGGTGTACGCGCCGCCGAGGTCGATCAGGTCGCGGGCGTGGTCGTAGTACGTCTCCAGCCGGTCGGAGGCTTTCAGCACGCGGTCGGCCTCGAAGCCGAGGTACGCGATGTCCTCCAAGATGGCGTCGTACGCGTCCAGATCGGGTCGTTTCGTCTCCGGGTCGGTGTCGTCGAACCGGCAGATGAGCTCGCCGTCGTACCGCTCCTTGTACGTCCCGATGACGGCGGGCATGCGCGCGTGGCCGACGTGCCACGGACCGTTCGGGTTCGGGGCGGCGCGCATCACGACTGCGCCGTCCTCGGCGTTCGGCAGCTCGGGGAGGACGTGGTCGTCCGTCTCGTCGTCGGCCTCCAGCGCCGCGAGGCGGTCGGGCGCGAGTTCGCCGAGGCGGTCGCGACGCTCGGCTTCGTCCATGTCGGCGACCCGGTTCACGACCGGCGCGACGACGCCGGGGATCTCGTCGCCGTGCGGTCGGAAGTCGGGGTTCTCGCCCATGAGCGGGCCCATGATGGCGCCCACGTCCGGGTCGTTGCCGTGTTTGAGCGCGTTAAACAGCGCGGCGGTCTCGGCGGCCGCCTCGGCGCGCTCGCGGAGTTCGTCGTCCATGCCGGTCGGTTGTCGGGGTCGGCTCAAAAACGCCGCGGAACGGCGGTCGCGGAGGCGGCTCGCGGGGGCGCGAGCGCCGCGGGGCCGCGGGTAGGGGTATCGAAGCCGTGGCGCCGGACCCACCTAAATCGTCGAGACCGTTCACGCCGCGAGGACCGCCGCGTCGCCGTGAACGGTCGAGAGGCTTATTACCGCTCGATAACGTAGATATGCGATCTGCTAGCAAGACAACCTCTGAGGCCGCCGTGCGCCGGCTCCGCCGGGTTGATATCGGGGCGAACCGTTGTGCGGCTATGGACACGGGAGCGACCGACGGCCGGGCGCGGCAGACGAGGGGGTCGACGTGGTAGGACCGATAACCGAATCGGAGCGCGACGCCGGCAACCGGCGAATAAAACTCGTTATTCTGCTCATCGTGGCGACGTCGCCGCCGCTCATCTCGCTCCAGTTCGACCCCTCCCCGCTCGAACTCCTCGCGGCGCTCGGCGCCGGAACGGCGCTGGGGCTCGTCGTCGTGTGGTACCTCAGTCGGTTGGGAACGGAGTTCGCCGGCAGTTCGCGCCGACCGGACCGGCGACGGTGAGCGGAGCGTAACCGGCTGTCTCGGCGTCAGTCCTGTTCGATCCGCGAACTCGCGGACGCGCCCGACTCCGGAGCGGTGACCACCTCGCCGGCGCGGTCGCCGGTGATCGACCGGGACGACGACAGCGGCGAGATGCTCACTTCGCCCTCAATCACCGCGAGCCGGTCCGAGCCGGGGTCGTCGGCCACGTCGCCGCGGAGGAACTCCCGCCAGAAGCGGTCGCGGAGCTCCATGCCCATCTCGCCGCGCCGCTCGTTGACCGACCAGCCCTCGGGGACGTTCTCGGGTTCCGACGGCGCGTCGCCGGGGTGGAACTCGATGACGTCGAAGCCGCGCGCGGGCTCGGTCAGCCGGTAGGTGGGGTCGGCGGCCGTCTCGTCGCCGGCCGCGGGGACGTTGACGTTCAACACGTCGGCCCCGAAGGGGAGGACGAGGCCGTCGTCGCCGCGCTCCGCGCGCTCGATCAGGTCGACAACGACGCGCGCGGCGACCGCGAAGTCGCTGTGGTCGAGCGTCGGCGGGACGGGGAGGTTCCCGCGGTCGTACAGCGACACCGCGATCGCCGGGGTCCCGAGGAACGACGCCTCCATCGCGGCGCCGACCGTGCCGGACTGCCCGAGGATGTGCGCGCCGATGTTCGGGCCGTGGTTACAGCCGGAGACGACCACGTCTGGGTCGAGGCCGAGCGCCACCTCCGCGACGGCGACGCAGTCGGCGGGCGTGCCCTCGACCGCGTAGCCCGCGTCGGTCTCCGTGTACTCGACGGTCGTGTCCCACCACGAGCGCGCGCCGCCGACACCGGACTGGTTGCTCTTGGGGGCGACCACCGTCACGTCGTACTCGCGACCGAGCGCGTCGGCCAGCGCCCGGATCCCGACGGCGTCGATACCGTCGTCGTTGGTGAGGAGGATCTCCGTCGTCATGATCGACACTGCGAGCGGACGGGAGAAAACGTCGCCGGTCGCAGACGAGCGACGGTAGCGGCGAAAAACGGGGGTCGCGGGCGTCGTCCGGGTGGTACTCGCGGATGGTCAGCCGGAGGGCGGAGTCCGTCGGCGGGCGCTCAGTCGGCCGAGACGGGCGGGGCGGACCGCGCCAACTCCAGCACCTCGTCGAAGAAGCCGAGGGAGTCGTGCGGGCCGGGGTTTGCTTCGGGGTGGTACTGGCGGGTGATGACGTCGAGTTCGGCGCTGTCGAGGCCCTCGACCGTGTCGTCGTTGACGTTCACCTGCGTCACCTCAAGCGGGCCGGTGTCGGCGACGGTGTAGCCGTGGTTCTGCGTCGTCATCACGACCTGGCCGCTGCGGAGGTCCTTGACCGGCTGGTTGACGCCGCGGTGGCCGAACATCATCTTCTCCGTCGAACCGCCGAGCGCGCTCGTGATGACCTGCTGGCCGAGACAGATGCCGGCCATCGGCAGGTCGCCGGCGAAGGCGTCGACGACGGCCTGCGCCGCGACGAAGTTCTCCGGGTCGCCGGGGCCGTTCGAGACGAAGAGGATGTCGGGGTCGATGTCGGCCACGTCCTCGGGCGAGGCGTCGTACGGCAGGACGTGGACGTCCGCGCCGCGCTCGGTGAGCGAGGTGATGATAGAGCCCTTGGCGCCGCAGTCGATGAGCGCCACGTCGGCGACGCCGTCGCCCTCGTGGACGGTCGGCTCGGACACCGACACCTGCGCGCCGATGTCGACGTGGTCGCTCATCGGCTCGCACGTCTCCATCTCCGCGACCGCGTCCTCGGGGGTGACGTCGGGGCCGGCGGCGATCCCGCAGGCCATCGCGCCCTCCTCGCGGACGGTCGTGACGATTTCGCGGGTGTCGACGTGGTCGACCGCGGGCACGTCTTCGCCGTCGAGCCAGTCGGCCACGTCGTCGGTCAGCTCGCGGGCGATGGCCGCGCGGGGCTGGACCGACTCGGACTCGAACCGTTCAGTTCGGACGCCGTAGTTCCCGATCAGCGGGTACGAGAAGGTGAGGATCTGTTCGGCGTAGGAGGGGTCGGTAAGCGACTCCTCGTAGCCGGTGTACGCGGTCGTAAACACCAGTTCGCCGCGGGTGCGCCCCGGCGAGCGAGCGCGCGCTTCGAGCACGCGACCGTCAGCCAGCGCGATATAGGCGTCCGACATTACGAGAAACGTACGTGTATAGGGTAATAAATGCGTCGTTCGTAGATACGTTACGATATTCGTAACGAGTAAGTCGGCGGAGCGAGACGAAGAGGTATGGACGATCTCGATCGCCGGATCCTCTCGATACTGCGGCGGGACGCGCGAACCCCCTACACGGAGATCGCGGACCGCGTCGGCACCTCCGAGGGGACGGTGCGCAACCGCGTCGACCGCATGACGGAGGAGGGCGTGATCGAGCGGTTCACCGTCACGACCCGCACCGGCAACGTGAAGGCGATGATCGAGATCTCGGTGGAGATGAACGTCGACACCGCGGCCGTCGGCGAGCGGATGGTCGACTGGGAGGAGGTGGATTTCGTCTGGCAGGTGTCCGGCGAGGACGACGTGGTCTTAGTCGTCGACGCCGTGGACACCCGCGCCGTCAACGAACTCATCTCGCAGGCCCGCGAGATGGACGAGGTCAAATCGACGAAGACGCGGCTCATTCTGGACGAGCGGTTGGGCTGAGCGACTCGGCGTGCCGACGCGAGGAGCGCTGGTCCTATTTAAATAAAACCGCGAAGTCGATGAGCGCACAGCGGACGAAACACGGCGAGCGACGCTTACGCCGACTCTGACTCGCCGGCGAGGGTCGCACCCGCGTCGCTGCCTCCGTCGCGGTCGGCCGCTCGCCGGTTCCGGAGGGCGAACAGCGCGAACAGCACGAATCCGATCCCGCGCAGGGCCAGATCCAACAGGAGCGCGTTGACCGAGACCGAGGCGCCGAGGAGCCCGAGGATGTCGAAGACGGGGTCCGAGAGCATCCCCGGCGCCATCAACAGCAGGGCGCTGAGCGCGAACACCGCTCGGGCGGGTCGGCTGACTCGGGTGTACAGCGTCCCGATGACGGTGGCGCCGAGCGCGATCACCCCGAGGAACACCCCGACGACGGGAATGAGTATCTCGGGGATCGAGTAGGACAGCTCGGCGAGGTCGGAGAAGCCGACCACCTGATACTGCTTGCCGTCCGTCATGCCCGGAATCTCTCTGAGCAGGACGATCCCCGGCGCGAACACGAACGCGAAGGGAACGATCGCCTTGTTTAGCGACAGCGAGAACGCCTGAACGCCGGTTTGGAACGGATCGGATTTGGCAACCCCGCTCGCCGCGTACGCCGCAACCGCGACCGGCGGCGTGATGTCGGCGACGACGCCGAAGTAGAGGATGTAGAGGTGGGCGGCGAGCAGCGGAATCCCGAACTGGACGAGCGGCGTCGCCAGCATCGAGATGAGGATGATGTAGGTGACCGTCGTCGGCATCCCCATCCCGAGGATGATGCTCGCGATGGCCGTCACGAGCAGCATGATCACCTTCGAGCCGCCGGAGAGCGCCAACAGCAGCGACGTGAGGTTCGGTCCGAGGCCGGAGACGCTGATGACGCCGGGGATGATCCCCGCGGCCGCGACCGCGATCACGACCGGAACCGCGGTTCGCGCGCCCTCGTCCATCGATTTGACGACGAAGGTTCCGAGCTTGAACGGCTGGCTGTCACCCAGGTCTCGCCCGGTTCGCTCGCCGAGGTCTTCCGCGGTCTCGCGGATCTCGGGGTTGAGTTCGAGCAGCGACGCGTCCAGATTCGGCCGCGAGAGCAGCGTCACCACGCCTGCCAACATCACGTACCACTCGGTGCCGGCCGTGACGGCGGTCGCGGCCTCCACGAGTGAGAGTCCCTCGCCGCCGGCGCCGGTCACGAGCCCGAGGACGGGCACGCCCGCGACGACGTAACTCGCCAGTTCGACGCCCACGATGGCCGAGAGGACGCCGAAGAGCCGGAGCCGCGTCTCCTTGCTGTACGCGGCGATGAAGGCGATGAGCGCGACGAGCGCCACCAGCGTGAACCACGCCGACCGGGAGACGGAGAGCCGCTCGACGATGAGGTAGTACAGGAGGAGCCCGATCGGAACGAGGTAGAACCAGCCGTATTTGAGGTGTTCGACGAGGCCGACCGTGTCCTCGGCGGCCACGCCCCCGATGTCCTGCTCGACCGCCTTGAGGTGAACCATCACCCACACGCCGAAGAAGAAGACGACCGCCGGAATCGTCGAGAGGATGATGATCTCCGCGAACGGCGTCGCGGTGTACTGCACCATCAGGAAGGCGGCCGCGCCCATCACGGGCGGGAGGATCTGTCCACCGGAGGAGGCGGACGACTCGACGGCGCCGGAGAACTCGGGCGAGTAGCCCGACCGCTTCATCAGCGGGATGGTGAACGCGCCGGTCGTGACCGTGTTAGCGATCGAGGAGCCGGAGATGGTCCCCATGAAGCCGCTGGCGAGGATGCTCGCTTTCGCCGGGCCGCCCTTGCGGCGCCCGGTGAGCGCGTACGCGAGGTCGATGAACCACTGGCCGGCCCCGCTCATCTCGAGGAACGAGCCGAAGAGGATGAAGATGTAGATGAAGCTCACCGAGACGGTGACCGGTATCCCGAAGACACCGTTTTCGGTGTTATACCAGAGGTTCTGCACGATGTCCGGCCAGGTGAGTTCCGGAATCGCGAGCAGCCCGAGGAAGGGCGTGCTCCCGCTGATGAGGTACCCCCACCGGGCGTAGACGATGAACGTGGCGACGATGATCATCAGCGGGACCCCGAGAGTGCGACGCGTGGCCTCCAAGACGAGCAACACGCCGATGGCGCCGAGCGCCATCGCGTACGAGTACTCGCTCACGAACGGCACGCCGCCGAGGAGCGGCTGCAGGAAGGCGTACACCTCGGTAATCGGGCGCCCCGAGTCGATCCCGAAGACGCGCATGTTCTGGATCTCCGCGAACTCGGTGAGGAAGTACAGCGCCGACAGGATCGCCGCCGCGATACACACGAGGTCGAACGGCGTCACCCGCTGGCGGTCCGGATCGAGGAACGCCCATCGGAAGACCGACCGGACGCCGGCGGCCAGCCGCGTGATCGGGCTGTTCGAACCGAGCCGCTGGGCGAGCCCCGGCACGACGCGGCCGAGGTTCCTCGCGACGAACCCGTCGCCCATGCTCCCCGGAAACAGCAGGAACGTGAGCACGAGCGCGAAGGAGACGTGGATCGCGTTCGCCTGGAGGAGCTGGAGCGACACCCGCACCGGCGACAGCGAGAGTCCGGCGATCTCGACGGTGGGCAGCCACACCGTGAAGGTGAAACTGCGGGCGGCGAGGAACAGCTGGAACACCGAAAACAGGATGCCGATGGCCGCGACCGCCACCGCCGCGGCGCCCTGGAGCGAGCGGCGGCGCTCGATCTCGTCTATCAGTTCGTCGGCCTCCTCGCGGGAGATGGCCTCGTCGTCCGGCGGCGCGTCCGTGCCGGGAGCGGCGGGCCCACCGGGGTCTCGCGGGCCGCCATCGTTCGGGTCGTCGGTGCCGCCGTCGGTTCGGTGAGTCGTAGTCATAGGGTCATCTCAAGGATCGAGCGTCGTTCGATGTGAAGCGTGACGTCGTTACCGTTGCTGACCGCGACGAGGTCGTGTTCCCGCCCGTCGACGATCAGCGTGTGACCGGCTATCCGGCCGGGCGAGACAGAGAGGCGTTCGAGTTCCGTGATCGGCTCCGCGGGGTCGTACACCAGGGTCCCGTTGACGTTCGTGACGTTGACGCGCGCGGGGAGCCCCCACCCGTACGACTCGAACTCCATCCGCGTGTTCACGAGCGTCTCGCCGTCGACGCGGTACTCGTCGTACACGCGCGACTTCTCGACGCTGTGGGTGTACTCCAGCGCGACGGTGCTCCCGGAGTCGACCGGCTCCGAGAGGTACTGTTCACCCGTCTCGGTGTCCTCGACGACGAGGACGTCTCCCGCCGGCGCCGTCGCCGCCACGCCGACGACGAGCACCACGGCTGCGAGGAGCGCGGCGCCCGCGACCGAGCGAGAAAGGTGACCCATGGTTTCGGGTGATTGTGGTGTGATCGAGTTTGAAACGGTTGCGAAACGACCCGCGACGAGACGGCGGGTCGAGTCAGCTCACGACGGCGTGAGTTAGGCGTCGAAGTATGCCGCAGCGCCCTCGTGCAGTTCGATCGACATCCCGTCCTGCGCGCTGTCGGCGGTGATGAAGTCGGTCTTGATCGAGAGGTCGCCCACGTTGTCGAAGATGGCCGCCGTGACCGTCTCGACGGTGTCGGCCGGAACGTCGGCGTTCGTCGCGATCATCGCCTGCACGGCGACGGTCTCGACGGCCTCGTCGACGCCGCTGTACGTGCCCGCCGGGATGGTGTCGTTGGCGAACCAGGAGGCGTCGGACTTGACGGCCTCGCGGTTGTCGCCGGCGATCGGAACGATCTGGATGTCGTTCGTGTTCGCGAGGTCCTCGATGGCACCGACCGGCCAGCCGCCGACGACGAAGGCCGCGTCGATGTCGCCGTTCGCGAGCTGTTCGGACGCCTGCGAGAAGCCGGCGTTCTGCTCGCTGTAGTCGGAGATGCCGAGCGACTCCAGGATCTGGTTCGCGTTGACCTGCGTCCCCGAGCCGAGGTCGCCGGTGTTGATCGTGGCGCCGCTGAGGTCGCCGACCGAGGAGATGTCGTTCTCGGCGAGCGTGACGAGCGTGATGGTCTCCGGGTACAGCGTCGCGACGCCCTGGAGGCTCTCGATCGGTTCGTCCTGGAAGGCGTCGATGCCGGTCCCGTTCTTCGCGAACGAGGCGACGTCGTTCTGGATCAGCGCGAAGTCGGCGGAGCCGTCCGCGAGGCTCCCGACGTTCTCCACGCTGGCGCCCGTCGACTGGACGTTGAGCGAGAAGTCGGTGTTGGCCTCGACGACCGTCTTGAACTCGTTCGAGAGCGGGTAGTAGGTGCCGCCGGTACCGCCGGCGTGCCAGCTCAGACGGTTCGAGTCGCCACCGTCGCCGCCGTCCCCGCCGTCGCCGCCGTTTCCGCTACAGCCGGCCAGTGCGGCCACGCCAGCGACGCCCGTCGCTTTCAGGAACTTCCGTCGTGTTCGGTGTGAAGACATACGATAGTCAAATGCGAGTACGAACATAAATACCTGAGGATATTACAAAAGATCGTTCGTGATCGACCACCGAGACGGTACTGCGAAACACAGGTGCGTATTTTACCGAAAGGTGTGAAATCGCGCTCGATAGTCGAGCTCACAGTAACTCGCGACGGTCGATCCGCCGGACGGTCGCTCGGCCGGGCGGGCCGACGAGTGGGCAGTGGTGACATGTCTGGGGGCAGAGCGAATCGGGTCAGAGACGGCTCCGGAGACGGCGCGGAAAAATACCCAGCGTGTCGGAGACCGCGCTCAGGCGAGGTCGTCGACGTTCTCGGAAACGAAAGATTTCCGAGCGCTCGAAGGGCGGTCTACGACAGTTGTTCGATGTTCTCGACGACGGCGTCGGCGAACTCGCTGGTCGCGAGCTTCTCGCCGCCCTCGATCTGTCGGTGGAGGTCGTAGGTGACCTGACCCGAGGAGATGGTCTCTTCGACGGCGTCGCGCACGAGGTCCGCGGCGTCGGACCAGCCGAGGTAATCGAGCATCTCGCGGCCGGAGAGGATCATGGCGGTGGGGTTGACCTTGTCCTCGCCGGCGTACTTGGGCGCGGAGCCGTGGACCGGCTCGGCGAGACAGCGACCGTGGCCGCGGTTGATACCGGGTGCGATGCCGAGGCCGCCGATCTGTGCGCCGGCGGCGTCGGACATGTAGTCGCCGTTGAGGTTCATCGTCGCGATGACGGAGTACTCGTCGGTGCGGGTCAACAGCTGCTGGAGCATGTTGTCCGCGATGCGGTCTTTCACGACGAGCGTGCCCTCGGGCTGTTCGCCGTCGTGCTCCTCCCAGAGCTGGTCTTCGGTGATGACGTCGTCGCCGTACTCCTCTTCTGCGACCTCGTAGCCCCAGTCACGGAACGCGCCCTCGGTGAACTTCATGATGTTCCCCTTGTGGACGAGCGTGACCGAGTCGCGGTCGTTCGCGAGCGCGTAGTCGACCGCCTCGCGGATGAGGCGCTTCGAGCCGAACTCGGAGATGGGTTTGACGCCGATGCCGACCGGTCCGTCGTGGATCACGTCGGCGACATCCATATCCTGTTCTAAGAAGTCGCGTACCTCCTCGGACTCGTCGGTGCCGGCCTCCCACTCGATGCCGGCGTACACGTCTTCCGTGTTCTCGCGGAAGGTGATCATGTCCATCGCCTCGGGGTTTTTGACGGGCGACGGGACGCCGTCGAGGTGGTAGGTCGGGCGGACGTTCGCGTACAGGTCGAGCGTCTTGCGGAGCGCGACGTTCAGCGAGCGGAACCCGGCGCCGACGGGGGTCGTCAGCGG
This genomic window from Halorubrum sp. PV6 contains:
- a CDS encoding TRAP transporter permease, whose product is MTTTHRTDGGTDDPNDGGPRDPGGPAAPGTDAPPDDEAISREEADELIDEIERRRSLQGAAAVAVAAIGILFSVFQLFLAARSFTFTVWLPTVEIAGLSLSPVRVSLQLLQANAIHVSFALVLTFLLFPGSMGDGFVARNLGRVVPGLAQRLGSNSPITRLAAGVRSVFRWAFLDPDRQRVTPFDLVCIAAAILSALYFLTEFAEIQNMRVFGIDSGRPITEVYAFLQPLLGGVPFVSEYSYAMALGAIGVLLVLEATRRTLGVPLMIIVATFIVYARWGYLISGSTPFLGLLAIPELTWPDIVQNLWYNTENGVFGIPVTVSVSFIYIFILFGSFLEMSGAGQWFIDLAYALTGRRKGGPAKASILASGFMGTISGSSIANTVTTGAFTIPLMKRSGYSPEFSGAVESSASSGGQILPPVMGAAAFLMVQYTATPFAEIIILSTIPAVVFFFGVWVMVHLKAVEQDIGGVAAEDTVGLVEHLKYGWFYLVPIGLLLYYLIVERLSVSRSAWFTLVALVALIAFIAAYSKETRLRLFGVLSAIVGVELASYVVAGVPVLGLVTGAGGEGLSLVEAATAVTAGTEWYVMLAGVVTLLSRPNLDASLLELNPEIRETAEDLGERTGRDLGDSQPFKLGTFVVKSMDEGARTAVPVVIAVAAAGIIPGVISVSGLGPNLTSLLLALSGGSKVIMLLVTAIASIILGMGMPTTVTYIILISMLATPLVQFGIPLLAAHLYILYFGVVADITPPVAVAAYAASGVAKSDPFQTGVQAFSLSLNKAIVPFAFVFAPGIVLLREIPGMTDGKQYQVVGFSDLAELSYSIPEILIPVVGVFLGVIALGATVIGTLYTRVSRPARAVFALSALLLMAPGMLSDPVFDILGLLGASVSVNALLLDLALRGIGFVLFALFALRNRRAADRDGGSDAGATLAGESESA
- a CDS encoding DUF1850 domain-containing protein, whose product is MGHLSRSVAGAALLAAVVLVVGVAATAPAGDVLVVEDTETGEQYLSEPVDSGSTVALEYTHSVEKSRVYDEYRVDGETLVNTRMEFESYGWGLPARVNVTNVNGTLVYDPAEPITELERLSVSPGRIAGHTLIVDGREHDLVAVSNGNDVTLHIERRSILEMTL
- a CDS encoding TAXI family TRAP transporter solute-binding subunit, which gives rise to MSSHRTRRKFLKATGVAGVAALAGCSGNGGDGGDGGDGGDSNRLSWHAGGTGGTYYPLSNEFKTVVEANTDFSLNVQSTGASVENVGSLADGSADFALIQNDVASFAKNGTGIDAFQDEPIESLQGVATLYPETITLVTLAENDISSVGDLSGATINTGDLGSGTQVNANQILESLGISDYSEQNAGFSQASEQLANGDIDAAFVVGGWPVGAIEDLANTNDIQIVPIAGDNREAVKSDASWFANDTIPAGTYSGVDEAVETVAVQAMIATNADVPADTVETVTAAIFDNVGDLSIKTDFITADSAQDGMSIELHEGAAAYFDA
- the icd gene encoding isocitrate dehydrogenase (NADP(+)), producing the protein MSYDKVDVPDDGEAITLADEETGELNVPENPIIPIIHGDGIGTDVGPAAQKVLDAAAEATGRSIAWMRVYAGSSAREMYDENLPEDTVSAIRDHRVAIKGPLTTPVGAGFRSLNVALRKTLDLYANVRPTYHLDGVPSPVKNPEAMDMITFRENTEDVYAGIEWEAGTDESEEVRDFLEQDMDVADVIHDGPVGIGVKPISEFGSKRLIREAVDYALANDRDSVTLVHKGNIMKFTEGAFRDWGYEVAEEEYGDDVITEDQLWEEHDGEQPEGTLVVKDRIADNMLQQLLTRTDEYSVIATMNLNGDYMSDAAGAQIGGLGIAPGINRGHGRCLAEPVHGSAPKYAGEDKVNPTAMILSGREMLDYLGWSDAADLVRDAVEETISSGQVTYDLHRQIEGGEKLATSEFADAVVENIEQLS